In Vanessa tameamea isolate UH-Manoa-2023 chromosome 25, ilVanTame1 primary haplotype, whole genome shotgun sequence, a single window of DNA contains:
- the LOC113392852 gene encoding ubiquitin-conjugating enzyme E2 T-like, whose protein sequence is MANMRNARLMREIKNLEASPPWGITCNPDKDESLNVLHVKMLGPRGSPYESGLFDLIINVPEKYPFEPPQVKFITPVYHPNIDKGGRICMNMLKMPPKGSWLPTITIETLIISVQSLLANPNPDDPLMMDLAIEYKHDIEKFLDNARKHTQKYAI, encoded by the exons ATGGCAAATATGCGGAATGCGCGTCTAAtgcgtgaaataaaaaatttggaAGCATCGCCTCCCTGGGGAATAACTTGCAATCCAGATAAAGATGAATCACTAAATGTTTTGCATGTGAAAATGTTAGGACCCAGAGGCTCTCCATATGAAAGTGGATTGTTCGATCTTATTATCAACGTCCCCGAAAAGTATCCCTTCGAACCACCACAAGTGAAGTTTATTACGCCTGTATATCACCCTAATATTGACAAAG gtggtagaatatgtatgAACATGTTAAAGATGCCACCAAAAGGATCATGGTTACCGACCATAACAATAGAAACACTTATTATTTCTGTGCAAAGCCTCCTCGCTAATCCGAACCCAGATGATCCTCTCATGATGGATTTGGCGATTGAATACAAACATGATATAGAGAAATTTTTAGATAATGCACGGAAACACACACAAAAGTATGCTATATGA
- the LOC135194140 gene encoding uncharacterized protein LOC135194140 has product MTRNLLTILIICSIFGISVSRNLNTILDIEKLLHSIHAQDTLENGDLEFGQLNNNRPSHHRHGHKTNNPNLMNIQTMNLYVKPRTQRYSLDNILRTETDRICKKTGRCECTGTRCGEMNRGDDVANEVDEIVNELNEQLERKEFKTNERDNDNSYDIELDKRLRCDGDRCGYGRYGVDYDGRPDNNDIDIVMFNKQRPSNEESEFVDLTRNSLLVDLDEAPNKQGSYILELNQNAKATDLQSSESDPTPDEFVSHYQTVKNDVIEQLRHYIENNAPIPLKHLHEKQKQLLRTLKMKYKKGRVAEDKLPSEIVRIVFGDQSDTKIYPHIENNDNIYIPRWHYNSLLQFRRDLRSQKRILPLTSQQRDRFLNKQTKTIPKLAWRKSLNQKIKRFGVPFNLEIHGLGQINS; this is encoded by the coding sequence ATGACTCGAAATTTATTAACGATTCTAATAATATGTAGCATTTTCGGAATAAGTGTTTCTCGGAACTTAAACACTATACTAGACATAGAgaaattattacatagtattcaTGCGCAAGATACATTAGAAAACGGGGACTTAGAGTTCGGTCAACTAAATAACAATAGACCAAGTCATCACAGACATGGTCACAAAACGAATAATCCCAATCTTATGAACATACAGACAATGAATCTATATGTGAAGCCCCGTACACAGAGATACAGCCTGGACAATATTTTAAGAACGGAGACCGatagaatatgtaaaaaaactgGTAGGTGTGAATGCACTGGGACTAGATGTGGTGAAATGAACAGAGGAGATGACGTAGCAAATGAAGTTGATGAAATTGTCAATGAACTTAATGAGCAATTAGAGCGAAAGGAATTTAAAACGAACGAAAGAGACAACGATAATTCCTATGATATAGAATTAGACAAAAGATTACGTTGCGATGGGGACAGGTGCGGATATGGAAGGTACGGTGTTGATTACGATGGTAGACCAGACAATAATGACATCgatattgtaatgtttaataagCAGAGACCAAGTAATGAGGAAAGCGAATTTGTAGATCTTACAAGAAATAGTTTACTCGTCGATTTGGATGAAGCACCTAACAAACAAGGatcatatattttagaattaaatcaaaatgcAAAAGCAACGGATCTTCAATCGTCCGAAAGCGATCCTACTCCAGATGAATTTGTCAGTCACTATCAAACTGTTAAAAATGACGTGATCGAACAACTCAGGCATTACATAGAAAACAATGCACCGATTCCATTAAAGCATCtacatgaaaaacaaaaacaacttcttagaactttaaaaatgaagtaCAAGAAAGGTCGAGTGGCTGAAGATAAATTGCCATCTGAAATAGTTCGGATTGTTTTCGGAGACCAAAGCGATACGAAGATTTACCCCCACATTGAAAATAACGATAATATTTACATTCCCAGATGGCACTACAATAGTCTCTTACAATTTAGGAGAGACTTAAGGAGTCAAAAGCGGATTTTACCTTTAACTAGTCAGCAAAGAGATagatttttaaacaaacaaacgaaaacTATTCCAAAACTGGCATGGCGTAAAAGTctaaatcaaaaaattaaaagatttggGGTACCTTTTAATCTAGAAATTCATGGCTTAGgtcaaattaattcttaa
- the LOC113392851 gene encoding kxDL motif-containing protein CG10681: MAMANDTPESDFSIECFQNYSAPEVFVQGLAGMVDQTDVEMIIRAQKTMLQRFEKTTEMLTNCNQLSASRLRAASVEFKKHTQLLLDMKKDLEFIFKKIRAIKTKLSTQYPDAYKVAMATAVEHKKPIEEEEDFKAETKIESKMVATVSTETLKPASVDEKKSKKKSSKPEIDINCNEGEGSRTRKVKSSSSSETESASSGDEESTDTG; the protein is encoded by the exons atggcaaTGGCTAACGATACACCCGAAAGCGATTTTTCAATCGAATGCTTCCAAAACTATTCGGCCCCAGAGGTTTTTGTTCAAGGGTTGGCTGGAATGGTAGATCAAACTGATGTTGAAATGATAATACGTGCACAAAAAACGAT GCTACAACGCTTTGAGAAAACAACAGAAATGCTAACAAACTGCAATCAGTTGTCGGCCAGCCGACTTCGAGCTGCTTCAGTGGAGTTCAAGAAACACACTCAATTACTTCTAGACATGAAAAAGGatttggaatttatatttaaaaagattagaGCCATCAAAACTAAGCTaag TACACAGTATCCTGATGCATATAAAGTTGCAATGGCGACAGCAGTAGAACATAAAAAACCAATAGAAGAAGAGGAAGATTTCAAAGCAGAAACTAAAATTGAATCCAAAATGGTTGCAACGGTTTCAACGGAAACATTAAAACCAGCAAGTGTGGACGAGaagaaatcaaagaaaaaatcaTCTAAACcagaaattgatattaattgtaaCGAAGGAGAAGGTTCTAGAACGAGAAAGGTTAAAAGTAGTAGTTCTTCTGAAACAGAGAGTGCAAGTTCAGGGGACGAAGAGAGCACAGATACtggttga